The DNA sequence AACCTCGCGTTGGCAATAAAAGTGGCAACATGACTGCAGCAGCAGCATAATAaatggggaggggagggggggaggctGAGATTGTAGCATGTGAGGCGGTGTGAAGTTCCTCAGTTCACTGCAAGAAATGAGAAGAACATACTAATATCAGAACCAATGTATACCAACTGTATGATGTCATTCAATTCCCAACTGACCAAGTAGACGTCAAGAACCGATCCGTCATCGCGGTCCAGGTCCACGTCCATGGTGCTGTGCTCGGACGTGAGGCAGATGGCGCTGTCCTCCAGGGTGAATGTCGAGCTGGACCCGGCGTCCTCTCTGAAACCCAAGAAATGTTCCCGTTTCATATCTGGAAGTGCATAGCGGGCATACCTGCTGCAAGGCGGGCGGCTGTGTCGACACTTTGTTATTAGCGTGTGATCAACGAGACTGACAGCGGCAAGATCAACATGTCTGCGTTGGAAAGAAAAGTTCACCTCAAGAGTTCACACATTTGGAGCCCCAGACatgacattgggatttttttccctcccttaaATTCTGttgaaaatataaatagaacgcacacacaaattgcTAATTTTAGATTTGTGGCCACACAAGGATACAAAATACTATTTTGTGGCCATGAATTAGGTTTAATGTGCAAAATATAAAGGGCCAcgccaatatggatttttttttttttttttaaggccaatGCGGATTCCAATATCTGGCAGGGAAGAATTCCAAAAACCTATTAATCTGCCAATTAATACAAATATCACATGTAAAATCCAAATCACATTAGTCACCTCCATCATGTCTGGGGTTATGTAAATTTGAACACAATTTaatgaagtactttttaaacGATATACGACATAGAATGTTAAACcagagtaataaaaaaaataaaaaatagaaacttTTCCAGCATGTGTAATAAAGCAACattcatttatataaataaCTCAAATCTACCTTAATATTCCAGATTTCTGTTTGAAATGTGGCGCATCCTGAATACATGTAGTGTATATAGATTTCTACTTTTGTCATATTTCATCCCCCTATTTTCTATTAAAGATCATTTGAGACACATgccggtgtcggtaccagatgtgatccggttgccagatcgtatcggggtcgcctaacgAACACGTCAAGCTACAGGATTAGCTAGAAATGATCCAATTGACGACAAACattggaaataaaatattaaagatgtaatttaattaacaaaatgtacggcctcaaattgtaaaaacgtaaataaaccaaGGAACATAAAAGCTAGGTAAagatatattaaataataaaatagattgaataaatgataaatacacaaattaattgcctaGATTGATAATGTGGTCCTATTACCATTAAGAcattttttgtgatgtattgtgatttgtgaactgctaaaaaaagaaaccaaaccgaAGTGAACACGTCATCGCGCATTTCGTTAGCGCTGCTGTACTGACGTCATCGGCAAACTCGACGGtgcttcagtcttttttttctttttttgttaaatcttcaagtatcctgcttttatattcttaagTTCATTTacgttttgacaatttcagcccatacattttgttatttaaatgacatctttaatatttttttcccaatgtttTGACGTCAACTGGATTTTTTCCCgtaataactttattgaacaattgtaaacggaTAATCTACAGCCAATCCTCTAGCGTGACGCCATCGGTAGGCGACCCTGATacaatctggcagcccgatcacatctggtacagACACTGGAAGTGTTCATCGcgtaaaatgtacaatttggTGCCGAGTTTGCTTTAATCCACTAGGGGGCAGCAGAAGACTTGCTTTTCCTTTCACGAGCTCCGGGCTTCCCTCAAATGAACACTCCAGTGTTGTATTTTGCTCTTTTGACATATGATTCACACCGAAAATCAAAATAGCATAAAAAGTAACAATACTGCATTCACATATACAAGTCTCACATATTAATTAACCGCCTCCTCTTTCCTTGCCATCTCATTAAGTTTCTATTCCTTTTCAAAAGGAGACAGCAGGTGATAAGCAGCACATTGTAGCCTTAGAAACAGAAAAGGTGAACCCACCACTAGGAAGTGAGTAGACTCTGATGTAACACAAGCATGAATATTTCATGATGTACACTAAAACCCAGTGAGGTAACCCGAACCCTCTAAAAGAGCGGTGACACCTTCACGGGAGCTTGGATAGCCGCAACATACTGTATAGAGTGCTTAAAGTGCTCACGGATCCTGGAGGCTCCGAGTCACTTCTTCTGTGACGTATTTATTGCCAATAAGACGTGTGTGTTGCGTgggagcttgtgtgtgtgtgtgtgtgtgtgtggccacgCCTATGAAAACACccacacccacgcacacacacgtacatgaCCTCCTTCTGGTCCCCAAGGCCAGGGCCTGCTGGTGTTGtgttttgaagcactaaactgCACTCTGGCAGGGCAGCCAGCCATGACACAATTAAAGCAACAGAGAGGAAGAACCGCCTTGTTTTAGCTCGTAAAGCCACTTTGCAAATGTGGTAAACACGAATTGGTGGACAGACAAAAGACGTACAAGTCAAAAGAAGCCAAGCCAACATCCTtgtctaaaaataaacatgagagGTGTCCTGGCTGCTCCACTAATCTTGCTCACCATGACAATCAAGCACCAATCGACTAATTAGTAGtagattataataataataataattattattattattattaagacactacagtacaataaattgcatttttcaaaataaaataatctaaatctaaatatatatatgtgtgtgttaaacatcCTTTAAACTGTTCAAGACACCCCCAAGTTGACTAAAATTAAACACAcgacaaaaataattacattcattgcatatttaaatacaataaatgttttgttttaaaaacatccatccatcatccattatctgaaccgcttatcaagaaaataaatataatatgcaaatgcatatatatatatatatatatatataaaaaagggataggcaagtaccgataccaggtccCTATATTGGGCCGATACTCgactttatttcaaggtactcGTGACAGCGGTCGATACCAGTATTggtcgccctcttgtggctgtttcaaTATCGGaaagtagaaattagaagaatagaaaattgacatacattttatgcaattttaagggtaAAAAATGCTATAATGGGATGTAtagatatttctttaaaattgttttttaaggaaatttCATGTATCacaagtactagtggtattagTAGACTACTTCATATCGGTATTGTGACTACTCAAGTGTTGAGTACTCGTAGTGGTATTGGTCTGAGAAAaatgtggtatcgaacatccctaataaaaaaataaaacctactACCCAGTGCTGGGaaaattaagcttcatgaagcacttgtgatgttttttgactcctctagatggtgctctcgatttaaagataaaggctagtgcaatggaaattgatgaAATTTCCActgagtgccatctagaggaataaaaaaaaaaaaagcttcatttgGCCATCACTACTAGTACTAACCAACCAAAAtgaaattgcattctactacattgTGATGTCGATttgaatgcaattaattattcagCCCTAATGTTAGCTTAACTAAAGACACTAAACCGCAATTAGGAGTGAATGACATTGTGGATTGTTTGTCCCATGTGCCCTACCAATGGTTGTCTTGTATACAAAATGGACATCTAGCGTGCCAAACTGACCAAAAGCAAGAGGGACGTGATGAAGACGCCGTACCTTTCGTCTGTTTGGTTGTCCACGCCGACtaagatggaggaggaggacagcGTGCCCATGGAGGAGCCCTTGAAGTAGGACGAGTTGGCGGGGACCAGCTCAGGATGCTGGTAAGAACCAAACACGGCTGAGGACGCAAACATCACAAGATGGAGGTTGTCATTGCAAATGGAAGTGACTGCATACAGTGAATCATCATTTTCACATCATAGCTTTCTGGTCCGCACCCCTGTCAGCCACTAAAAAAAGATCCATCCCTGAATGATGTTAAAATGTCTTCAAATGACTTTATCTcaatcaatggcagtgaatctcattcactgccattgacgcctataaacgtaaaaaaaatcatttgaactgtttctaatagtttaacatttttttccacttttgttaacaagagtataaaaacctagattaaaaaaaaaaaatcttaaaaaaagattatcaaaaattaggggcgatttttaaattgtaattaattgcatgacttcaatcgttaactcacgattaatcacaaattgtatatctgttctaaatatacaatatttttttctaggttgttatactcttgttaacaaaagtggaaaaaaaatgttaaactaatagaaatagttcaaatgatttttggacgtctatagccgtcaatggcagtgaatgagttaagcgacCGCAGCAAGTGCCATAAAAGTCGACCTGATGACGAAACAACAAACTCCTCTGAGTATCGTTCAAGATAACCTTTAGCCAAGAACAGAAATCTCGCCCCCCATTTATGCACCTTGTCCATCCAGACTTGCCAGACTGCGAGCCCCCCAGCGCCGGTCCCCCCTGCTCTTGTCCTCGTCCCTCTCATCCACCTGCGATGAAAGGATCTCCTGAGAGGACGACTTCAGAGCATGGATTGAAGTGCGGGTCCTCTTTGAAGGGGAAAATCGAATCTCTGcacatgaacacaaaaaaaaaaggagggagggGAAATCAGACTGAAGTGCAGACTAATAGTTTAGTCCTCACATCAGCGCTCGGGCCGTGTTCATTCCCACAAGGGGTCCCGCATGGTTGCATAATGTGGTTATATTTAATATCGACAGGAAGTTCCCAAACACGGCTGTGAAAGCAAAACTCTACATGAGAGTGGCTCATTCTATTGATCAGTTTCAAAAGCTCTCATCGGGGTCCAAATTAGAAACGCCATTTTTACTTCCTGGGTTCAATCACTCACTCTATTGATGGTTGTATTTTGGAGTAaaatgggaaaacatttttttgtaaagtggTGCCACAATGTTTTTTACCTGCCAACATattcttgacattttttgtacttaattaattttcaaatgaattagTATAATgtaggctaaaaaaaaataatatatatatatatatttatttatttttttacttgcactaAACATATTTCccagtcaaaaatatttactccacattggcagttcttCGCTTTCGTAAATCTGCCACTCTCATTTTGATAAATGAGGTAACCAAAATACTAAAAACTTCAgccacaacaacaaatattgcTAATTAATCAAtagaaaacaatgcaaaacgtatttaaataagttttaatgtatttgcaaatacatttgaacaaatttgcCAGTCTAAAATATTTCCATGCTTTCGTACAGAAATAATAAGTTAGtaaatatttgtacattttattttatttttttgtccaaaaaactaaacataattttctttgttttttagattaataaaaatgacatgtttttaacatttaacctacaagtacatttgaacatatttgcaagtacgtttatatatattttagagctgtcaaacgataaaaaaattttacaatcagattaatcacatcttagaattttgattaatcatgattaatcgcttaacaaaaaagacttttttaacaacattttttgctcgccaaatttgaagagcaccgggttatgtgttaattcttttgacatttaatgttatgaggaagtCTTCTacatttttggatccactgcacacgctcatcctcctctttttctaatcagtttattacttgcataatttaaaatggaaaaaaatgaccccaatattttgacatgaacaaatattctaaatgtgatacgcaaacatttattaaaatactttactttaatgcatgtaattatgtttattgctcaaacacaacctgtgctacctttaacgtagccatccgctgtcacgctaaaggctaatctatggtcaaaattaatagtgcgattaatctgcgttaattcatgattaatgcgataattttttgtgattaattaatcagttaacgctttaactttgacaacactaatatatttattattattataattcatgttattattatttatatattcttatatatattttgttcaatTATTATCTTTATAAGTTCGCAAGAGGCCAAAATCGACTAATTTCCCATATCGTCACCCTCTCAAAATAATTGcctgagtcattttttttgcaacaaatattatttttgcctaaatcatctcctcatgatgcaaatggataaattttttgtgtttcctgaaaaatttgaaaaaaaatatttgcatataaATAAGTACCGTTGATATGCAGTATTTATAAGATTTTTCCTTAATAGTTAATATTTGCTGATTGTGAATTGCAAATGATAGCTATTAATTTGACAAAGCGATGCAATTATTATCATGGAATGCCAAAACAAAGGTTTCAGCTCGTAGTTGGCCACATGCCCCACATTTTATGAGCACATAGGAGCAGACGAGCAGGAAGACAATTCAAGGAACTATCCCTCCGCTTAATTTCACAACAGTGTTCCGTCCGGCACACTGCGACAATAATATGACGAAATTtagaaagaaaatgcattgtcGCTGTTTTGTGACATGAAAGGCAAACTTACGCTGAGTCTTCCTGAAGACCCGGGTGCTCATGAACTTAAGAAAGCGGCTGGCATAGAAGCCGGGCCGGTGCACCGACACGGAATCCTGAGGACAGAAAATGTCTGGAGTTGATTTTATGATCATGTAAAAGgctcttttcctttttaaaaaaaaaaaaatgctgatgtgGACTTACGCCATCATACACCAGAGCTTTCCATGAATGTTCCAACTTCTTTATGAATCTGCAGAGAGCAAGAACAAAACAGCTTGTTATAAAGGTTTctgtaaaaactttttcttttacgCTTCATCAAATTGTCGATGGTACCCCCTGTTGGCACCACTAATtatagtttattatttttgctaaagTACACCCTTGTTTGGGATTAtgtaacattttacattttagggtctgtcttaaaaaaataattggctcTTCACTATTTATCCCGCTGGACTTGACCTCACCTCAACCAGCCACCAACACTACAAGTGACACTTTTATATTCACAGAAATCCTATGAGCTAAAAGGCCTCTCCCTCCATTACCGCATCATCTTCCTCCCtccaaaaaatacaacaaactaGTGCTTGGGGAACAAAGTAAAATACTTAAATAGGGTTTGGTGGCTTGGGGCAGTAagttaaaatcaaaatgttaaatataaatatatacacagtatatataaggggtgtcaaaattagtgcattaatttaaagttcatttaacgggaccattttttttaacgtacgattaatgaccggcccttacttggaaagcatgtactgggggaattcctgTGGCAAcgtagcagacacgtccacgtcaaaatctagcaataataaatgtaataataatgcatatatttgtggagactggcgtcaagttgtattttacaattttaaaaatgtggaaaatttcacaagttacttcatgttcaatattagatcgctcttaataggaaaagaaaaatgcactaagctgtcaccaacgtcttacaaatgcaattatgccatctagtggcagaaatattacctcaacacaaatcaacataacactcattttttacagtacagtacatctgttaaattttaactcaattttatgaatcattattaaatactgtatctatgactaaaaaaatgcagccatatttgtattagtttaaaaaaaatcacttttatgttaacaagagtatgaaaatgtagaattgtttttttttttttacattttattgtacatttagaacagatataaaatgtgcaattaatcatgagttaactacttAAGTCAAGCAAttaaataaagatgaaaaagtttaattgcctgacgcccctaatatatatatctaaGCACTGTACCTATAAGACTGCAGAATGTCTATGATGCCAAGGAAGATGAGCAGCTTctcttctttgtgtgttttggcGGGGATGCCACCCATGCTGTAGACAGACAACAAATTTGTTATGCAATAACTCTTCTTTTGCACTCATCAGACAACATGCACCTCGAGTAAATATAAAGTGACGGCAAATGAGTCCTAAAGTCTGAAAGCTTGGACTACGTTTGCATAACAAGACGTGTGTGTTCACAACATGCGTGTGCGCCATCTTAGCCCACTCACGTGTCATCATCTGTGGTAAGGGCCTCAGCCGCCTTGCCGTCGCCTTGGATGGACTCCAAGGCGGTGGAGTAAAGAACCCTCTGGCCCACGGGCCTGGATCGGTCACCCCCTGCCTGGCCTTGCTCGAGCCCCTCTCTCTGGTTCTGGTCCAGGACGTGGACACCCAGCAGCAGGCTATAGTCCATGATCTTAAAACTCTCCAGCACCTacggaaatgaaaacaaaattatttttactattattcTCAAAACACATCCATATCAACTACATGCGTCATCACCTCAAAGGCCGGCGGACCGACAGGAGGAAATTTCTGTACAAAGCGGATTTGAGCCAAATAAACAGAGTGTTTCTCCACAAAGTGTTACACATTGACCCGTGTGAGGAGCCTTTCACCCAGTTCCCAAAGTCTCCCGACATCTCGTCTCCTCCCGGCTGGGCTTTGAGGAGCTAAAATAGAGCGCGCATTGAGACAAGCATGAAGTGAGGTGAGAGGTGGGAGTTTGACCGGCAAACTGCGATAAGAGTGGCTAAGTAAGTCCTCAGCATCAGTCAGGCGGCTGACCCACTTTAAGGTATTGTTGGGGTTAATAATTCCTTTAGGTGCGTGCTTTTTTCTTACATATGTATATGAGGAAGTTGTGGGAGGAAATAAGACTTGGGTTTTCTCACTTCTCTGTAGAACTACATTCCTTTACTTACTACTATTTCCCTCTCCCCttcctcatatttttttttccatcaaagAAACTCAGAGCACTAATAGCGAACCACCAGGCTTCCCATTATGTCGCCCTCAACTTTCATTTTTCTTAGATGGGTtgtgattgtgaaaaaaattatttgtgtgCTTTTACATACTTGACCTTCTCATGAGCACTTATTTGATTGCACGACAACAAACTTGCTGCGGATTTGTGAGTCGCACACGTGCATAATATACCcgcatgcaaacacacaataGAGCAAGTGAGTTCAAAACAAACACTGGGGCTTTTGTCTAAGCTTTGAACTTTTCCATATCAAGGATTTGCATCCCTTCGCCCCCGGCCTATTCAAAGCACAGTCATgctggaaacacacacacgcacacacaccaataGGCGCATACTGTACACACCAGTCTGCCTACGAAAGGGCATCGTTTTGCCCCGGTCTTGGCTTTCCCAGGCCCACAATCAAGCTGGAATGGCAGAAAGAAAACGGCTGTGTTTGTCTAGTTGTTTTTGCCAAGCTTTTTTATAAATTATGTTTATATGCGAGGGGtgcaatgcaattttagattcTGTGGAAAAAAACTGTATCTTAACTATGAGAGATCATCAGGGGTGCCATGGGAAATTGGtctaaaatgattatttattaccGTAATTACAAATATGTCTT is a window from the Vanacampus margaritifer isolate UIUO_Vmar chromosome 3, RoL_Vmar_1.0, whole genome shotgun sequence genome containing:
- the pip5k1bb gene encoding phosphatidylinositol 4-phosphate 5-kinase type-1 beta, coding for MSTTTENGIGGAWSSNREKTYKKTTSSALKGAIQLGIGYTVGNLTSKPDRDVLMQDFYVVESVFLPSEGSNLTPAHHYPDFRFKTYAPLAFRYFRDLFGIKPDDYLYSLVNEPLIELTNPGASGSLFYLTSDDEFIIKTVQHKEAKFLQRLLPGYYMNLNQNPRTLLPKFYGLYCIQSGGINIRLVVMNNVLPRSVKMHYKYDLKGSTYKRRASRKEREKACPTFKDLDFQDMHEEGLYFDAETYTNLMKTLQRDCRVLESFKIMDYSLLLGVHVLDQNQREGLEQGQAGGDRSRPVGQRVLYSTALESIQGDGKAAEALTTDDDTMGGIPAKTHKEEKLLIFLGIIDILQSYRFIKKLEHSWKALVYDGDSVSVHRPGFYASRFLKFMSTRVFRKTQQIRFSPSKRTRTSIHALKSSSQEILSSQVDERDEDKSRGDRRWGARSLASLDGQAVFGSYQHPELVPANSSYFKGSSMGTLSSSSILVGVDNQTDEREDAGSSSTFTLEDSAICLTSEHSTMDVDLDRDDGSVLDVYL